The proteins below are encoded in one region of Lasioglossum baleicum unplaced genomic scaffold, iyLasBale1 scaffold0023, whole genome shotgun sequence:
- the LOC143219337 gene encoding uncharacterized protein LOC143219337 yields MFEDILSISEAPIFDNRITKIELHTYNPYANTTFENNDEIRIPIQQQDLYTLPCRSFLYVEGKLSLPGKLELPAGSTIESAALDNNAVAFMFEEIRYELNGVEIDRSRNPGTTTTLKNYVSLSTTRSSALSNAGWTHNTEAQRKTATTTAAINFNFCIPMSMLLGFCEDYKRVVINARHELILIRSRTNTNALYSSSENAKPVLDLYKIQWRMPHVTLDEINKLSMLRILGNDKPIDMSFRSWELYEYPLLQATTKHTWAIKTAPQMEKPRYVIFALQTARKNNLTKTATHFDHCALANIRLYLNSETYPYDDLNVDFEKDKYALLYDMYTKFQESYYGNGEALLNVIDFLKYGPFIVLDCSRQNEALKNATIDVRIEFECRANIAPSTTAYCLMIHDCIVEYNPLTNIVRKII; encoded by the coding sequence ATGTTCGAGGACATTTTGAGCATCTCCGAAGCGCCGATCTTCGACAATCGAATAACGAagatcgagctgcacacatacaatCCATATGCCAACACAACGTTTGAAAACAACGATGAGATACGCATACCAATTCAACAGCAAGACTTGTACACGCTCCCGTGCAGAAGCTTCCTATACGTCGAGGGAAAACTTAGTTTGCCTGGGAAACTTGAATTACCAGCGGGATCAACAATCGAATCGGCGGCTCTCGATAACAATGCCGTTGCGTTTATGTTCGAGGAAATACGCTACGAATTGAACGGCGTTGAAATCGATCGGTCCAGAAATCCTGGTACTACAACGACTCTGAAGAACTACGTGAGCCTGTCCACGACGAGAAGCAGCGCGTTATCCAACGCGGGCTGGACGCATAACACCGAGGCGCAGAGGAAAACCGCGACAACCACAGCGGCGATAAACTTCAACTTTTGCATACCTATGAGCATGTTATTGGGCTTCTGCGAAGACTACAAACGCGTTGTAATAAACGCCCGCCACGAATTGATTTTAATTCGCTCGCGTACCAACACAAACGCGTTGTACAGTTCTTCCGAAAATGCGAAACCCGTTCTGGatctatacaaaattcaatggcgaatgccACACGTCACGTTGGATGAAATAAATAAGCTGTCGATGTTACGTATTCTGGGCAACGACAAGCCGATCGATATGAGCTTTCGATCATGGGAACTGTACGAGTATCCTCTGCTCCAGGCGACTACGAAGCACACATGGGCCATAAAAACAGCTCCGCAAATGGAAAAACCGCGATACGTGATATTCGCTTTACAAACCGCGCGAAAGAATAATTTAACGAAAACAGCTACGCATTTCGATCATTGCGCATTAGCCAATATTCGGCTCTACTTGAATTCGGAAACCTATCCGTACGATGATCTAAATGTTGATTTCGAAAAAGACAAATACGCGCTGCTCTacgatatgtatacaaaattccaagaatcatactatGGAAACGGCGAGGCGCTACTCAACGTCATAGATTTCCTGAAATACGGTCCATTCAtcgttctcgattgttctcGGCAAAACGAAGCGCTGAAAAATGCCACGATCGACGTGCGAATCGAATTCGAATGTCGAGCCAACATTGCCCCCTCGACAACCGCATACTGCTTGATGATACACGACTGCATCGTGGAGTACAATCCATTGACGAACATTgtgcgaaaaattatttaa